The window TTGCTCAGGCTCAATGCACTATTGTCTAAGCCGACCTCTACGCCAGTCTCTAGAGATAATTATATTTTCATTCTGGAGTGTGAGCGCTACGCTCATGGATGTCTCTTGCAAAAGTCATCTTTATTATTGGCCAAAGTAACTTTTTGTGATATAATGCTCTATTTTGTTTGCAGAGAAAGGCTGTGGGTTTCAACCACTCTCCTAGCAACGCAAGATATGATGATTCGTAAAGCTGACTTATCTCCTACAGGCATCTATGCCATCTGCCGTTTCCCTTCAGAACGTCCACAAGACTTACGACAAAGTCCCCGTTGTTAACGACCTCTCCTTCACCATCGAATCAGGAGAAATGTTTGGCCTGCTTGGCCCCAATGGTGCCGGTAAATCGACTACGATTCGGATGCTAACCACGCTGACTCGACCCAGTTCCGGTCAAATTGAGGTGGCGGGTTACGACGTTGTACGCAACAGACAACAAGTGAAAGAGAATATCGGCGTTGTATTGCAACAAATTAGCGTAGATGCCGACCTTACTGTCTGGGAAAACATGGAACTGCACGGACGTCTGCATCACATTCCTAATCCCAGGCGTCAGCGGATGATTAATCAGTGGTTAGAGTATGTAGAATTGGCAGACCGACGCGATAGTTTAGTCAAAACCCTTTCGGGTGGGATGAAGCGCCGTCTACAAATTGCTAGGGCACTGTTGCACGAACCAAAAGTTTTGTTTTTGGATGAACCCACCGTAGGACTCGACCCCCAAACCCGCCGCCGCCTCTGGGAAATTATTCGCGATTTGAATAAACAGGGGATGACGATGTTACTTACCACTCACTATATGGATGAGGTGGAGTTTTTATGCGATCGGATTGGAATCATGGACGCCGGACAGCTAATTGAACTCGGCACTCTCCAACAACTCAAGGCGCAACATGGGGAGGGATTGGTGATGAAACAAGTTGGGGAGCGTTTTGAGTACAAATTCTTTCCCGATCTAGCACAAGCTAATGCCTACTTGGATAGCTTACCGGATAAAACTGGTATCATGGTTCGTCCCTCTAACTTAGAAGATATCTTTGTTGAGCGTACCGGACGCCAATTGGGCTGAGGAAATAGGGAATGGGAACGATTGAAGAAGGCAGAGGGCTAGTACAGCGTGGCGGAAATAATCCACCCATTCAAAAAGGTTAAAAAGCTTACTGTACAAGCAATATCCCTTCTGCCTTCTGCCCTCCGTCCTCTGCCTTATTTGATGAAATCTCGTTGGCGTTTAAACTAATGAAGCGCTATCAAGTATTAGATAAGATGTGAACACTGCCCACTCTACTGGTAGCCCTCGATCCAAAATCTAAAATCCAAAATCTAGAATCAAAAATCGTTCATGCCTCGCCTAGCGACCCAGATAGAAGCCATACTCTACCTGAAGGGAAAGCCCTTGTCGATCGCAGAAATTGCTGAATTTGCTGGATGCGACAAGGACACTATTGAAGACGCCCTGATTGAACTCATGGCAGACTATGCCCACCGAGATAGCGCCCTGGAAGTGATTGAAACACCTGCCGGTTACAGCTTACAGTTAAGGTCATCATTTCAAGACTTAATGCAAAACTTAGTTCCCGCTGAATTGGGTGTGGGTGCCTTGAGAACTTTAGCGGCAATTGCGCTCAAAAAAACCATTGCACAAACGGATCTGATCGAACTCCGAGGCAGTGGTGCCTACCAACATATCCAAGAACTGATCGCGATAGGATTTGTCCAGAGACGCCGTCAAACCGATGGTCGTTCCTACTGGTTACAAGTCACGGATAAATTTCATGAACACTTTGAACTAGAGCAACTACTCCCCCCCTTAGAGAAGCAGTCCCAGTCCTGAATAACGCTTTATTATTGCTTGATAAAGAGTTTTTTATCAAAATTTATTTCTAAAGAACTACGATTTAAGACAAAAATCAGAAGCCGCCTGACGGCACAATCGTTTAGAGTAGAAACTAAGTTAAGTCAAAACCTGAGATTCCTAATGGTATTTAACCCTGACTTTCTCAGTTCCCAACCGGAAGATGAGCAAGCTAACCCACTGCTGAACTATCTTCAGCACCAATCTCCGGACGTTTTGTCGCGGGTTGCCAAATCCGCTAGCCCAGAGATTCAACAAATCATCTCTCAGAACGTTCAGGGACTGGTTGGGATGCTGCCTTCAGAAAACTTCAACGTCCAAATTACCACTGATCGGGAAAACTTAGCCGGATTGCTAGCTTCAGCAATGATGACTGGCTACTTCTTGCGTCAGATGGAGCAACGGATGGAACTGGAAACAGCGCTCATCGACTCAGTTCCTTTGCGTCGAGAACCCCGTCACGGTGAAAAATCCGATAACTCTGCCAAACGACCTGAGCAGTAAACACCGTGCTTTTGGAAATTCCTTAAGTCCCCCGTAGCACCTCAACAGATTACGGGGGATGCTGAGTGTGAGTCAGGCTGTAGGGTGTTTGTGTTCCACTCTTATCTTAAGTGGGAAGTGACTTTGCTGATTGAGACTTGCTGACCCGTAGGGGTCAAACAACTCGACTAGCCACCAGCGGCAAAAGTAAGCATAATAACGATTGACAGTAAAAGACCAGGACTCAGTAATAGTCCTAACATCAACGCATCATGTAGGCTCATACCCGTAAATCTCCAAATTCCTCGCTTTCTACGCTAACGTGCTACACCAGCGATTTTTAATAAAATGAACAATTTGTTTGTAATTGCGACCTGGTCTATCCTTGTTTACGGAGTCGTTGTCCTACTGGGCGGTGTAATGGGGTATGTCAAAGCAAAGAGCCAAGTGTCCCTGTTTAGCGGTGTAGGAAGTGGGATAGCATTACTCATTGCCTGGTTCATCTGTCGCCAAATTCCTTTAGTAGGGTTGGGATTGGCAACATTCTTGGGTTTGGTTCTTTTTATCGTCTTCGTCATTCGCTTCTTCAAAACCCGTGCTTTTATGCCTGCCGGGTTAATGACGTTATTTTCTCTGGCTGCCACTATCGTATTTTTGTTGGGTTTGCTCTCTACGGGTGGCTTGTTAACTTAGATCGTCGCCTCTGGAAGCTAGCAGGCATTCATTTTTGTAAGCTTTTAGAGCGCCCATATCAGGCTGAAACGGCTCAATGGGGATGCACCCTAGAAAGTTAATTGATAAAAGAAAAATAAATGGTAAGGAGTGGCTTTTTGGTAAATTAAGAAGACTTTACTGATTTAGTCCACTACTTTAATCCATCCCTTATTCAAACCTTGATAAACCTTCTCTACGAGGTTTTGTTCTTCTAACGATAGAGCTTTTTTAGAGAGGAGAGCCGACATAAATAAATGTTGGTCGATTCGAGTAATTTTGCGAAGACCCATGATGCGATTAGCCAGGTGTTCAACGGGGAATTTTGGGAAGCAAATTTCAGCCTGTCTCATAATTCCTTAGTTTGTTTAAAAGCTCTGTGATTCTACTATGCGGTAAATTACCTTGATCTTCAGTGATCGGGAGTTAGTGCTCCTGTGATGTACTTCTGTAACGATATGTGACAGACACTCTGTCACATTGTGATCTGAATCACTAACTGAGAATTATCTAGAATTTAATTCTAACTAGGATTACTCAGGTTACGCAGTACTACCGCGATCATTACAGTATCAACAATCATCGCTCTGTGCTTTCCAATACTTGGATGCCTGCAGCTGGCTAAATCTGATCAACTGAGGATTGCCGAGTTCTAAGGAAACCTTTGGTACCAAGGGTTTCAATTCCAAGGCGGCAAGGATTTGGCGACCCAAGGCTCGTGCTAGAAGTGGAGGCACCGCATTACCTACTTCTCGAAAGCCATGCCATTTGGTGATGTGGAAGCGGAACCAGTCGGGGAATGAGTGCAGTCGCGCTGCCTCTCGCACGGAAATTACTCGTGGGTACTCAGGATGAATGGGACGAGGGGAGGTATAGGCACCTCGATCTGAACCCGTCCCAGCTCTTAGGGTGTAGCAAGGTTTATGCCAATCTAGGCGTCGTAAGCGACTGATCGATTCTATCTTTCCTGGTAGTGTCTCCTGAAAACGCTCAATTGACCGTTCAGTGTGCCGAGTTTGCATGGAACTCGTCAACGCTTTTGGATTCCACCATCGAGAATACGCAAAATTACTCACCTCGCAGGACAAACCCCGCAGTTGTTTGACGTAGAGCGTCGCTTGTTCATGCATTGGGTACAGTTGTTCTGGGGTTAGTTGAATAGAGTCTGTATGGTGGAGTTCATCAAAATCATCGAGGTTGGGTAAATCTGCGATCGCATCTTTTACGGTTATATATTCAGAGGGCGATCGCAGTTCTGGCTCAGGATAAGCGAGTTTGTTCAATCCCACCTGACTACCCAGTACGAATAACCGCCGCCGCTGCTGCGGTACACCAAAATTCGCAGCATTCAACACCTGCACGG is drawn from Microcoleus sp. AS-A8 and contains these coding sequences:
- a CDS encoding ABC transporter ATP-binding protein, with amino-acid sequence MPSAVSLQNVHKTYDKVPVVNDLSFTIESGEMFGLLGPNGAGKSTTIRMLTTLTRPSSGQIEVAGYDVVRNRQQVKENIGVVLQQISVDADLTVWENMELHGRLHHIPNPRRQRMINQWLEYVELADRRDSLVKTLSGGMKRRLQIARALLHEPKVLFLDEPTVGLDPQTRRRLWEIIRDLNKQGMTMLLTTHYMDEVEFLCDRIGIMDAGQLIELGTLQQLKAQHGEGLVMKQVGERFEYKFFPDLAQANAYLDSLPDKTGIMVRPSNLEDIFVERTGRQLG
- the scpB gene encoding SMC-Scp complex subunit ScpB; protein product: MPRLATQIEAILYLKGKPLSIAEIAEFAGCDKDTIEDALIELMADYAHRDSALEVIETPAGYSLQLRSSFQDLMQNLVPAELGVGALRTLAAIALKKTIAQTDLIELRGSGAYQHIQELIAIGFVQRRRQTDGRSYWLQVTDKFHEHFELEQLLPPLEKQSQS
- a CDS encoding DUF760 domain-containing protein — protein: MVFNPDFLSSQPEDEQANPLLNYLQHQSPDVLSRVAKSASPEIQQIISQNVQGLVGMLPSENFNVQITTDRENLAGLLASAMMTGYFLRQMEQRMELETALIDSVPLRREPRHGEKSDNSAKRPEQ
- a CDS encoding TMEM14 family protein; protein product: MNNLFVIATWSILVYGVVVLLGGVMGYVKAKSQVSLFSGVGSGIALLIAWFICRQIPLVGLGLATFLGLVLFIVFVIRFFKTRAFMPAGLMTLFSLAATIVFLLGLLSTGGLLT
- a CDS encoding DNA cytosine methyltransferase, producing the protein MHSSRRPVAIDLFAGAGGFSLGIEQAGFDVAVAVEHDPIHGLVHAFNFPQTKVLCADVAQLSGQDIQKAVAEWAAKNRQRSRSSHAPVSKIPIDLVFGGPPCQGFSTIGKRQIDDVRNTLVFEFCRLVKELQPRYFVMENVPGLRMTKYSSILERLLSEFKAAGYEITEPVQVLNAANFGVPQQRRRLFVLGSQVGLNKLAYPEPELRSPSEYITVKDAIADLPNLDDFDELHHTDSIQLTPEQLYPMHEQATLYVKQLRGLSCEVSNFAYSRWWNPKALTSSMQTRHTERSIERFQETLPGKIESISRLRRLDWHKPCYTLRAGTGSDRGAYTSPRPIHPEYPRVISVREAARLHSFPDWFRFHITKWHGFREVGNAVPPLLARALGRQILAALELKPLVPKVSLELGNPQLIRFSQLQASKYWKAQSDDC